The stretch of DNA ACGCGATGTCTCGTAAAAGGCGAGATACGCCGCCCACAGTTCATGCCACGCGGACCGATCCGACGAGATAAGAGGGCGCACAATAAGTGCGTCTGAACCTGTCATTTTTACTGCCTGCCTGCCTTTTAGCATTTTGGATGCGGGCGTTTTCGCCTCTCATCTCGGTCAAGGTATGGAGCAATTCAGGCAAAAGAAAGACTTTTTGTCTTTAAATTCGATGGGTTCCCGGGGCGTGCGCGGATTGTGACCCAAAAGACTCGCCTTTTGGGTCGGGGGCTTACGCAAGTCGCTGTGACGTCAGCGCTGGCCGCGTGCCATGAAGGCCAGCCGCTCGAACAGGTGCACGTCCTGCTCGTTTTTCAAAAGCGCGCCGTGCAGCTTGGGCAGGGCGGAGACGCCGTCGGATTTCAGGTCTTCGGCGCTCATATCCTCGGCCAGAAGCAGCTTGAGCCAGTCGAGCACTTCGGAGGTCGAGGGCTTTTTCTTGAGCCCCTGTTGATCGCGGATTTCGAAAAACTGGGTGAGGGCTGTGGCCAGTAGGCTTTCCTTGATGCCGGGGTGATGCACGGCCACGATTTGCTTCATCGTGTCCATGTCAGGAAAGCGGATGTAGTGGAAGAAACAGCGGCGCAGGAAGGCGTCGGGGAGTTCTTTTTCGTTATTGGAGGTGATGATCACGACGGGGCGCTGACGGGCTTGGATCGTGGCGCCTGTTTCATAAACAAAGAACTCCATCTTATCGAGTTCCTGCAGCAGGTCGTTGGGAAATTCGATGTCGGCCTTGTCGATCTCGTCGATCAGCAGGACCACTTTTTCGTCCGCTTCGAACGCCTCCCAGAGCTTGCCCTTTTTGATGTAGTTGCCGACATCGTGGACCTTGTCCTCGCCCAGCTGGCTGTCGCGCAGGCGGCTGACGGCATCATATTCATACAGGCCTTGCTGCGCGCGCGTGGTGGACTTGATGTTCCACTCGATCAGGCGCAGGCCAAGGCCGCGGGCGACCTGTTTGGCGAGTTCCGTCTTGCCGGTGCCGGGCTCGCCCTTGACCAGCAGAGGCCGTTCAAGTGTGACGGCCGCGTTCACGGCGATGGTCAGGTCGTCGGTTGCGACATAGGCGTCGGTGCCCTGGAATTTCATGTGTCTTCATCCTGTTGCGGCAATCTGTTCATCACGCAGCTTTTAGCCAATCTGGGGCGGGAATGGGTAGTGACAATCCCATGTCCCTCGGATAGACGCTGCGGCAGGGAGCTGGTCGGGGCAAGCACAGGACCAACTGGGGAGCCGTCATGGCCAACGTCAGTCGTATTGAGGGGAATGAAATGAAACAGGAAGTGTTCCTGCCGGATGACTATCGTCCCGCAGAAGACGAGCCGTTCATGAATGACCGGCAGGTTGAGTATTTTCGTCGCAAGTTGCTGAACTGGAAATCGGAATTGGTCGCGGGCAGCCGCGACACGATCGAAGGGCTGCAGGACGGCACGCGCAATATCCCGGACGTGGCGGATCGCGCGTCGGAAGAAACCGACCGCGCTCTGGAACTGCGCACCCGCGACCGGCAGCGCAAACTCGTATCCAAGATCGACGCGGCGCTGCGCCGGATCGACGAGGGCGAGTATGGATATTGCATCGTGACGGGCGAGCCGATTTCGCTGAAACGTCTGGATGCACGTCCCATCGCGACCATGAGCCTGGAGGCGCAGGAGCGTCACGAGCGGCGCGAAAAAGTGCATCGCGACGACTAGGCGTAACGCAGCTTTCGGCGGGTTATTAGGGCGGTGTTTGCCCCAAACTGCGATTTTAGTCCGGAAACGGCGTGTTTTAAGCGCTGTTAGATCACCTGTTTTGAGGGTGTTGTCCGCGGACCGTACGTTTTGGCGGTGAAGCTGCGTATTTTGATCCCCGGCACCGCTTAGGGGTTGGGCAACTATTTTCCTGTCGTTAAACATCTATTACGGGCGGTCAGGCTTGGGTAAGGTTCTGCCCCGAACAGGCGGATTTCGGTGGTCTGGCGCCAAAGATTTTACCCGCGCGTTCGCGGAACAGAGCGGTGCAGAACCCGTATCTCGACTAAAGCGCCGAACCTCACGCCCGAACGCTCAGAACCGGATGTCAAAGCCTGCCTTCAGGCCGTAGTTCTGGCGTGCGCGTCCGCCCAGGCCATCGACGAAGCTGTCGATCTCGAGCGTGCCGCCCGCGTCGGTCACATAGCTGAAGCCGAGGTTGACGCGGCCGTTGCGCTTGCGCTCAACTGGCATGAGGAATGCGCTGTATCCGTAGCGGCGGGTCGAGGTGTCGGACACCGCGCCGCCGCCCTTGATTATGAAACGTGCGCCATTCATATGTCGCATCGTCTGGCGAAAATCCAAACCCACCCTGATGTGCTGCATGCTCAGGCTCTGGCCAATTCGAGCACCGCGTTGGGTGGACGAGACGTCGTCCACGGCGTGTGACACCAGAATGTTCGGGGTCAGTGTCGTGACGTCGTAGCGAAGCTGGCCCGACAGCCGCAGCTGTGCCAAGCCACGCCGAGTGTCAGGTTGCCCGGTGCCTTGCCCGGACAGGCGGATGCCGTCCGACGCTTTGCCGACGAGGAGCCGCCCGTCGAAAAACAGCGGATGGTTGGCATTGCGGGCCAGGAAGTAGGAACCGGCCATTGCGCCCATGCCTTTTCGGTCGGACGTTGCGCCTGCTTGTGCCAGATAGTCCGCCTCGATCATGCCGCCGACGATCAGGGTCGGCGCGACATAGACATGGACGCCCATCGCGCCGAAACCGTATTTGTCCATGCGCAGACCGTCCTCGTCCCATCGCCCGTTCGCGCGGGCCCATAGCCGCCGATCCACGCCGCTGGAAAAGGTCAGTGTGCCCTTGTCGTCCTTTATGTCAGCATTCAACGCGCCGGAGCCTGCGCCCGACAAAAATGGGCTCAGGTCCGGCTGATGGCGGATAAGCCGGTTCATGCGGGCGATCTGAAGCTGGAACATCAGCTGTTCAGTCTTTGCTGCGTCAGCCTGTGCGTGGCCCTCAATCCCGGACCCGCAGATGAGCGCGGCCAGCACGAGCACCGCGTAGCGCAGCGCAGATTTTGTCCGCTTCAGTGATACGGGTTCCGCATGCACAGCTGTCTGAGCGTAGGTCTTGTTCATCACAAAAGCGCCTGGAACAGAGAGATCGGTGTGGACGACAGCGGCCTGATTAAGGGTGGGTCTTCAGGTGGCCGATATCCGCCTATGTACACACGCTGGGATTGATCTGCCAGCCGAAAGACGGGTCGAAGCCCCGTGCATAAGGCTCATTTATTATGTCAGTTCGTAACAGCGCGGACAGCGGGTGTGCCCTATGGCTCGCCCGCCCGCCCGTGTCTCAAGGGTGGACTACCCGTTGGCCCGTGTCAGCATCCCGAATAGGTCGCGTGGGTCGTCGGGGTCGGCCAGTAGGTCGAGCGGGTGGAAGAAGGGTGTGCCGGTGATCCGGTCTCGGACGTATCGGAGGGCGGAAAAATCTTCGATCGCAAAGCCGACACTGTCGAAGATGGTGATTTGTTTGTCGGATGTGCGACCCGGCGCCTGGCCGGCGAGCACTTGCCAGACTTCGGTGACCGGGTGGTCGTCGGCCAGTTGCTGGATGTCGCCCTCGATCCGTGTTTGCGGCGGGTATTCGACGAAGATGTCGCCGCGTTTGAGTATTTCAGGGGCGGTTTCGGTCTTACCAGGGCAGTCGCCGCCGATGGCGTTGATGTGCACGCCACTGCCGACCATGTTGTCGGTCAGGATCGTGGCAAGCGCCTTGTCCGCCGTGCAGGTGGTGAGGATCTGGGCGCCTACGATGGCCTCTTCCGCCGTCGTGCAGCGGGTCACGGCCAGGCCAGTTCCTGCAAGGTTGGCGGCGCATTTTGCGGTGGCGGCGGGGTCGGTGTCGTAGAGCCGCACATGGGTGATGCCTGCGATGGACTGCATGGCCAGCGACTGGAACTCGGATTGCGCGCCATTGCCGATCATGGCCATTGTCGCGGCCCCTTTGGGTGCCAGCGCGCGTGCGACCATGGCCGATGTGGCCGCCGTGCGCAGGGCGGTGAGCATCGTCATTTCCGTCAGCAACACGGGGTAGCCCGTCTCGACATCTGCAAGAAGGCCAAAGGCCGTGACCGTTTGCAGGCCATCGGCGGTGTTCTTAGGGTGACCGTTGACGTATTTGAACCCGTAGGTTTCGCCGTCTGACGTGGGCATCAGTTCGATCACCCCCTCGGCCGAGTGGGAGGCGACGCGGGGCGTCTTGTCGAAACGCTCCCACCGTTTGAAGTCAGCTTCGATGTAGTCGGCCAGCCCGCGCAGCATGTTTGCCACCCCGATATGGTGGATCAGTTGCATCATGTGATCGACGGAGACGAAGGGCACGAGGGCCTTGTCGGAAGGTTCTTGCATTCTCTGTCTCCCTAATAGGCGCGTGTGGGGCGGTCGAAGACGCGGCGGCCAAAGGCGGAGGCCGCGAGGTCCACCATCAGCTGGGCTGTGCGCCCGCGTTCGTCGAGGAAAGGGTTGAGTTCGACAATGTCGAGCGAGGACAGGAGGTCACTGTCGCAGATCATCTCCATCACCAGATGTGCTTCGCGGATTGTGGCGCCGCCAGGGACGGTGGTGCCGACGGCGGGCGCGACCGACGGGTCAAGGAAGTCGACATCGAGCGAGACGTGGAGAAGGCCGTTTGCCTGCGCGACCCGGGCGAGGAAGGCCGCGAGCGGTTTGGCGATGCCGTGTTCGTCGATATGGCGCATGTCGACATAGGTGACGTCGGTGCCTTCGATGGCGGCGCGCTCTTCGGCGTCGACCGACCGCAGACCGAGCATGGCGATTTGGTCGTGGGGGACCGGGTGGTCGATGGGCGGGAAGCTGTCGAACCCGTCGCGGCCTGTGACATAGCCCACGGGCGTGCCATGCAGGTTGCCGGAGGCCGTAGTTGCAGGTGTGTGGTAGTCGGTATGGGCGTCGAGCCAGAGGACGAAGAGCGGGCGGTTGGCCTGTGCTGCGGCGTTTGCCATGCCGCGCACAGTGCCGAGGGCGAGGGCGTGGTCGCCGCCCATGAAGATGGGGATTGTGTTTAGGCTGACCTCGTCGGTGCGATCCGAGAGCGCTTTGGTCCAGGCGATGGTTTCTTGCAGCGCGTGCAGGTGGCTGCCCGTGGTTTCGGTAAAGGTCGCCGGTGTGACATTGCCGCTGTCTGTGACGCTGTGGCCGAGGTCCGACAGGGCCGCATACAGGCCAGCGGTGCGCAGGGCGTCGGGGCCCATCAGGCAGCCTTGGCGCCGCTTGCCGCTGTCCATCGGGACGCCGATCAGGTCGATTGTCTTGGGTTTCATGTCTGTCCTCGTGGTGCTTGGTCGAGATGTCCGTTCAATTGGTGGCATAGACAAGCGGTCAAAGTGGACGTATCGGAACCTGATTGATCAGATCGAAGGGTGAAATGGACGATATTGACAACCGGTTGATTGCGGCCTTGCGCCATGACGCGCGTGCGTCTTTGTCGGACCTGTCGGTTCGGTTGGGCCTGTCGCGCACCACTGTGCGGACGCGGATAGAGAAGTTGCAGGCGCGGGGCGACATCGTGGGCTTTACCGTGGTGCTGAAGGCGGATGTGGCGCGCGACCCGGTGCGTGGACTGATGATGATCGGGATCGAGGGGCGGGGGACCGAACGGATCATTCGCCAGTTGAACGGCATGGTCGAGCTGCGCGAGATCCATTCGACCAATGGGCGCTGGGACGTGATTGTCGAGATCGGGACCGAGACGCTGGAGCAGTTCGATGACGTACTTTTCCGCATCCGGCGTCTGGATGGGGTGGTGGCGAGTGAGACGTCGCTGCTGCTGTCTACGCGGAAGTCGGCCTGACCCGGAGGGCGGCGATCCAGAGACCCGCGATCAGGAGAGACAGGACCATGTTCCAGCCCGCCATGCTGAGGCCCGCGAATTGCCACGCGATCTCGTCACAGCGGATCAGGGGGGCGGCCATGATCTGGTCGAAGAGGGCGTTGGGATCGAGGTTGCCGACGGCGCCTGCGGAGCAGCTTGTCGGCCCTTGCCACCATGCTTGCTCGACGCCCACGTGGTAGCCGCCGATCCCGGCGGTGATCAGGGCGGCGGCGGCGCCGAGGGCGATGAGAACCGGCAGAGGGAGAAAGACCGCCAGCGCGCCCAGCAGGACGGCGGCTACATGCGGGTAGCGCTGCCAGATGCACATCTGGCACGGGGCCAGCCCGCCCAGGTGTTGAAACGCATACGCCCCCACGAGCAGCGCGGCAGACCCACCCGCGGCCAGAATGACGTAGTTTTGTCGTGTCATAGAGCCCCCACGGCCAGAAATCCGCCGATAAGGATCACGACGAACAGAGTGAACATCAAGCCCAGACGCCGTTCGATGAAATCACGAATGGGTGCGCCGAATTTCCACAGAAGGCCCGCGACGATGAAAAAGCGCAGCGCGCGGGCGAGGATCGAGGTGGCCACGAAGGTGGCCAGCGGCATCCCGGTCCAGCCCGACATGATCGTGATGACCTTATAGGGAAACGGCGTGACCCCGGCGGTCAGCACCGCCCAGAATCCGAAATCGTTAAAGCGGGTGTTGAACGCTTCCATCGCATCGGCCTTGCCTAGGCTGGCGAGGATCGGTTGGCCAATGGTCTCGAACGCGAAGGCGCCGATGGCATAGCCCAGAAGTCCGCCGAGGACAGAGGCGATAAGCGCAACGCCCGCGATCAGCCAGGCCCGGCGGGGCGCGGCGAGGATCATGGGGATCATCAGCACGTCCGGTGGGATCGGAAAGACCGAGCTTTCGATGAAGGCCACAAAGGCCAGAACCCACAGCGCCCGAGGGTGGTTGGCCCAGCCCATTGTCCAGTCATACAGTCCGCGTATCATGCGCGGCGGCAGACCACGCGTGCGGCACAAGGTCAAGTCGCTTTGCCCTTGCCCCCGCATCGGCAGTTCGGTATCCGAACATTCTGAGGCCCAAGTGGCGGAATGGTAGACGCAGGGGATTCAAAATCCCCCGCCTTTGCGGGCGTGCCGGTTCGAGTCCGGCCTTGGGTACCAGCCTCATCATTGGATTTAGTTTGAGTATGTGGCGTGCAAATGCCGCAGTCATATCAAGTGCGGCGTTATGTGAAATATGTCGCCTGCATCGATTCGTCCGAGCCCGCGGCCTTGTCCCGTGCTGAGCATCATTCCTTGAATTCTTTCAACATTAGCATCAGTTCGTGAACGTATGTTATTCAGAATGCGGCGAAATCCGGGCAGTTTGACGTAGGGTTAATTGTTTCGGCTTACGAAACCCGACGTTGAATACGATGGTGCGCGAAAAAGCGCCGAAACCGTTTGGGTACAGATGTTTAGGCAATAATACGCGCATACGTAGAAGTATGTAGGGTTAAAGACTTCAACTAAGGGTAGTGACATTGTTCTGTTGTCACCGCGTTTGACTATTCAGATTGCGGCGATACTGACTTTTTTCGGACATTTTTCCCTTTTTTTGGCTCAAACGTGACCGTAAGAACATTCTTGCCCAACTGGGGGGCGATGTCTGTAGGTCATGGGGGCGACCGCACAAGACGCACTGCAAAACGTGCGGGAAATGTGTGTTCGCTGCGTTGCGGAAGCAACCGCTGACACATGCGTGTGTCGGGGTGATGCCCGCCGCGTTTCGGTTCGTGCCGTCATTTCCCTCATTTTTTGGTCAGGTGTGCGTGCGGATCGCCCAGTCGCCGACTGCGTCGCCTCATCTCGGGTGAAGAGTGAGTGAATGATGGAGACGTATCCATGTGCCGATCAACGCACATTGCGGCGCCGCAAGCCTTAGCCGCGCGACCGTTTGCCAAGGGGCGAGGAGCGCCCGTGTCCACTGTTCACTTTGCATTGTTTTCGGTCGCGTTGCGTGCTGCGCGCAACCCAGCCCAGGAGGCTTGACCCATGACTAAATTTATTGACTTCAATTCACTGGCGACCGGCACCGTTGTGAACAACGCATTTTCTGCGGACGGCGTGACCATCTCTGCCGTTGGTGGGTCAAACAAGGCGATGATCTTCAACACCGCGCATCCGACCGGCGGCGATAGCGACCTTCGCACGACCAATCTGGGTAAGGCGCTGATTATTTCCGAGGACGGTGACAGTCATGACCCGGACGACAATGCGGGTGGCGGCAAGATCAGCTTCGTCTTTGACGATCCGGCTTCGGTCAACCGCCTGACATTCCTCGACATTGAGGAAGGCGCGCGGGTCAGGTTCTTTGACGCCGATGGTCATCTGATCACATCGGTCAGCATCCATGACACTGACGACAACGGGCAGTCCATCGTGGATTTTGACGTGGATGGTGTGACGCGCATGGAGGTCGAGCTGCACGGGTCTGGCGCGATCGACAATCTGGTGTTCGACACCACGGGCGACGGCGTGGTCGAGGGCGACAATGACGGCAATCTGATTGATGCTGGATACACGGGCGATCCTGATGGCGACATGATCGACGCGGGCGATGCGCTGCTGCTTGGCGAAGGGCCTGACGACGACATCGTGGACGCGCTGGGTGGGGACGACACGATCAAGTCGGGCGATGCCGATGACGAGGTCTATGCCGGGTCGGGCAATGACAGCGTGTTGGGCGGTGACGGTGACGACGTGATCTATGGCGACAGCAACTATGCTGGACCGGGCGAGGGTGTGTCGACGCGTGAAGTGTTCGAATGGGAGAAATCTCCGTTCGGCGATGGCAATCACCTGGGCAACTTCACCCAGGACACGGGCAATGTTGACGTGTCATTCAAGGTTCTTGGCCAGTCTCACGCCTCGCGCACCATCCAGTCCGATGACGATCAGAACGTATCGAACATTGATGGCGACGGCGCTCGGATTGACGACAACAGCTCGCTTGATAACGTGCTGAACGGCAATGGGAATTCGGCTGAGTATGAGCTGTCCTTCTCGAACCCTGTCGAGGATGTGTCGTTCCGCATCAATGACATCGACGGCGACGGTGTCGTGCGCGTCAAGGCATACAATGCCGCCGGGCAGCAGATTTTTGTCAACCTTGAGGGCGGCAGTGAGTTGACCCTGAAGGACACAGACGGTGTGGCTGGCAATGATACCGCCGACAGCAACGGCGGATATCTAAACGACACGTCCGACGAGTATTCGGTGCTGATCAGCATTCCGGGCCCAGTGGCCCGCATCGTGATCGAGCATGATCAGGACGGCAACAACAACTCGGGCATCAACATCACCGACGTCTATTTCGATGCGCCCATCGTGGATGATGGCGACGCGGGCAACGACGTGCTGCAGGGCGGTGCAGGCGACGACACGATCTTTGGCGAGGACGGTGACGACACACTGAAGGGCGAAGATGACAATGACAGCCTTGTCGGCGGTGGCGGCAATGACCGTCTGGAAGGCGGCAAGGGCAACGACGTGCTGGAGGGGGGCGATGGCCGCGACATCCTGCTGGGTGGCGCTGGCGACGACACCGGCTTTGGTGGCGACGGCAATGACGAGATCTGGATGGGCTCCGGCAACGATCAGGCCGAGGGCGGTTCGGGCAAGGACTGGATCCACGGCCAGACCGGCAATGACACGCTGGACGGCGGTGCCGATGACGACATGGTCTTTGGCGAGGATGGCGATGACGTCATCATTGGTGGAGACGGCGACGACTTGCTCGATGGTGGCGCGGATGCCGACACCATCTTTGGCGGCGCGGGTGACACTGTGGACGGCGGTTCGGGTGGCTTCAATAGCGACCCACTTCTGAACACGGACAGCGATGTGCTGGACCTGACCGGGCAGGGGCCGTTCTTCCTCGACAACGTGACGCCGGACAGCAATGGCAACGGCATCAACGGTACGGTTGTTTTTGTGGACGGCGACGGTAACCCCAACGGGCTGACGCTGACCTTTACCGAGATCGAAGAGGTGATCGGAGAAGAGATCAACCGCGGCCCCGATGCTGTGGATGACACCGCCACCGTGGACGAGGACGGCAGCGTTGATATCAACGTGCTGGCCAATGACAGCGATCCCGATATCGGCGATGTGCTGAGTGTGACCGACGCGTCCTCGCCCGATGGGGATGTGACGATCAATGCCGACGGCACGCTGACCTTTGCGCCGAACGAGAACTTCAACGGCCCGACGACGATCACCTACGCCATTTCTGACGGGAATGGGGGCGAGGACACGGCGACCGTCAATGTCACGGTGAACCCGGTCAATGACGCGCCTGATGCTGTCAATGATACGGCCACGACGGATGAGGACACGCCAGTCACCATCGACGCGCTGGCCAATGACACGGATGTGGACGGCGATGCGCTGACCATCACGGGCGCCTCTGTTCCTGCCGATCAGGGCACCGTGAGCGTTGTGGACAACAAGCTGGTCTACACGCCTGCGCCGAACTTCAATGGCGATGCGACGATCTCCTATTCGATCTCGGACGGGAATGGCGGAACGGATACGGCTGAGGTCAATGTGACGGTCAACCCCGTCAATGATGATCCGGTGGCGGTTGATGATCTGGCCGACACGATGGAAGACGAAGCGGTTGTCATCGACCTGATCGGCAATGACACGGACGTGGATGGCGACACGCTCAGCCTTGCCTCCGTCTCTGTTCCGGCCGAGCAAGGCAGCGTGGTCGACAACGGCGACGGCACGGTCACCTTTACCCCCGCGCCGAATTTCAACGGCACAGCGACCATCGACTACACCGTGTCCGACGGCCAAGGCGGCACGGATGACGGTCAAGCCATCGTCAATGTGGGTGCGGTCAATGACGGGCCCGTGGCGGTGGATGACACGGCGAGCACGGACGAGGACACGCCTGTCACAATCGACGTTCTGGCAAATGACACCGATCTTGATGGTGACGCGCTGACCATCACGGGCGCCACCGTCCCTGCCGATCAGGGCAGCGTCGAGATTGTCGACAACAAGCTGCTTTACACCCCGGCGCCCAACTTCAACGGTGATGTGACGATCAGCTACTCGATCAGCGACGGGCATGGCGGTACAAGCTCTGCCGATGTTGCGGTCACTGTGAACCCGGTGAACGATGACCCGGTGGCCGTGGACGATATCGAGACCACGGACGAAGACGTCGCCGTTGTCGTTGACCTGCTGGGCAACGACACGGATGTGGATGGCGATACACTGAGCCTTGGGTCTGTTTCCGTTGATCCGGCAGAAGGGTCGGTTGTGGACAATGGCGACGGCACGGTCACCTTTACCCCGGCGCTGAACTTCCACGGTCCGGCCACGATCACGTACACCGTCATCGACGGCAATGGTGGTGAGGACACGGGCGAAGCCATCGTGTCGGTGGGGGCTGTGAATGACGGTCCTGTGGCCGAGGATGACGCGGCGACGACCGATGAAGACACGCCTGTCACCATCGACGTGGTGGCCAATGACACTGACGCGGATGGCGATGATCTGACCGTCATCTCGGCTGTGGTTCCGCCCGCGCAGGGCAATGTGGACATCGTGGACAACAAGGTGGTCTTCACGCCCGCCGAGAACTTCAACGGCGATGTGACCATCACCTACACGATTTCGGACGGGAACGGTGGCACGGATGTGGGCGAAGTGGCTGTCACGGTCACGCCGGTCAACGATGCACCCGAAGCCACTGACGATGCAGGCACCACACCGTTCAACACTGGTGTGACCATCAATGTCCTTGCCAACGACACCGATGTGGATGGCGACACGCTGCGCGTGACAGAGGCGACCTCGGCAGATGGCAGCGTCGGCATCAACGCTGACGGCTCACTGACGTTCACGCCAACGGACGGGTTCGAAGGGGATGCGGTGATCAACTATACGATCACGGACGATCAGGGCGGCTTTGACAGTGCCCAAGTCATCGTAACGGTCGAGCCAAACCCGCTGGACGGTATCGTCGAAGGCACCGACGAGGGCGAGTTGATCGACGAGGAGTATGATGGCGACCCGGAAGGCGACAAGGTCGACAGTGGCGATAACATCTTTTCCGATGATCCCGCAGATGAAGACGACGACATCATCGAAGCGGGTGGCGGCAACGACACGATCATTGTCGGTCAGGGTGATGACGTGGTCGACGGTGGTGACGGCGATGACCTGATCGACACCGGCAACGGCGATCTGAAGCCCGATCTCGGCTTCCCCAATGATGATGGCACGCCAGTGCCGGGCTTCCCCTTTGGCTTCCCCGCGGATGACGATCCTGACAATGACCTCGACTTTGTCGATGGTGGGGCAGGTGACGACACGATCAGCACCGGTGATGACGCTGACACGATCATCGGCGGCACCGGCAATGACGTGATTGATGGCGGCATCGACGATGACGAGATTTCGGGCGATGAGGGCACGGACCGGATTGTTGGTGGTGAAGGCAACGACCTGATCAAAGGCGGTGACGGCGACGACACGATCTATGCGGGCAACGACCCCGATCTGGGCTTGGATCAGCTGAACATCGAGGACGATGGGTCAAACCCGTTCTTCCCGGCAGATCCGCGGCCAGACAACGGCATGGACACGGTGTTCGGCGGCGAAGGCAACGACCTGATCTTTGGCGCGGACGACGATGACGAGCTCTATGGCGACGAAGGCAACGAC from Tateyamaria omphalii encodes:
- a CDS encoding disulfide bond formation protein B; its protein translation is MTRQNYVILAAGGSAALLVGAYAFQHLGGLAPCQMCIWQRYPHVAAVLLGALAVFLPLPVLIALGAAAALITAGIGGYHVGVEQAWWQGPTSCSAGAVGNLDPNALFDQIMAAPLIRCDEIAWQFAGLSMAGWNMVLSLLIAGLWIAALRVRPTSA
- a CDS encoding ornithine cyclodeaminase; the encoded protein is MQEPSDKALVPFVSVDHMMQLIHHIGVANMLRGLADYIEADFKRWERFDKTPRVASHSAEGVIELMPTSDGETYGFKYVNGHPKNTADGLQTVTAFGLLADVETGYPVLLTEMTMLTALRTAATSAMVARALAPKGAATMAMIGNGAQSEFQSLAMQSIAGITHVRLYDTDPAATAKCAANLAGTGLAVTRCTTAEEAIVGAQILTTCTADKALATILTDNMVGSGVHINAIGGDCPGKTETAPEILKRGDIFVEYPPQTRIEGDIQQLADDHPVTEVWQVLAGQAPGRTSDKQITIFDSVGFAIEDFSALRYVRDRITGTPFFHPLDLLADPDDPRDLFGMLTRANG
- a CDS encoding YqaA family protein, with the protein product MIRGLYDWTMGWANHPRALWVLAFVAFIESSVFPIPPDVLMIPMILAAPRRAWLIAGVALIASVLGGLLGYAIGAFAFETIGQPILASLGKADAMEAFNTRFNDFGFWAVLTAGVTPFPYKVITIMSGWTGMPLATFVATSILARALRFFIVAGLLWKFGAPIRDFIERRLGLMFTLFVVILIGGFLAVGAL
- a CDS encoding AAA family ATPase — protein: MKFQGTDAYVATDDLTIAVNAAVTLERPLLVKGEPGTGKTELAKQVARGLGLRLIEWNIKSTTRAQQGLYEYDAVSRLRDSQLGEDKVHDVGNYIKKGKLWEAFEADEKVVLLIDEIDKADIEFPNDLLQELDKMEFFVYETGATIQARQRPVVIITSNNEKELPDAFLRRCFFHYIRFPDMDTMKQIVAVHHPGIKESLLATALTQFFEIRDQQGLKKKPSTSEVLDWLKLLLAEDMSAEDLKSDGVSALPKLHGALLKNEQDVHLFERLAFMARGQR
- the dksA gene encoding RNA polymerase-binding protein DksA — translated: MANVSRIEGNEMKQEVFLPDDYRPAEDEPFMNDRQVEYFRRKLLNWKSELVAGSRDTIEGLQDGTRNIPDVADRASEETDRALELRTRDRQRKLVSKIDAALRRIDEGEYGYCIVTGEPISLKRLDARPIATMSLEAQERHERREKVHRDD
- a CDS encoding Lrp/AsnC family transcriptional regulator, which translates into the protein MDDIDNRLIAALRHDARASLSDLSVRLGLSRTTVRTRIEKLQARGDIVGFTVVLKADVARDPVRGLMMIGIEGRGTERIIRQLNGMVELREIHSTNGRWDVIVEIGTETLEQFDDVLFRIRRLDGVVASETSLLLSTRKSA
- the rocF gene encoding arginase codes for the protein MKPKTIDLIGVPMDSGKRRQGCLMGPDALRTAGLYAALSDLGHSVTDSGNVTPATFTETTGSHLHALQETIAWTKALSDRTDEVSLNTIPIFMGGDHALALGTVRGMANAAAQANRPLFVLWLDAHTDYHTPATTASGNLHGTPVGYVTGRDGFDSFPPIDHPVPHDQIAMLGLRSVDAEERAAIEGTDVTYVDMRHIDEHGIAKPLAAFLARVAQANGLLHVSLDVDFLDPSVAPAVGTTVPGGATIREAHLVMEMICDSDLLSSLDIVELNPFLDERGRTAQLMVDLAASAFGRRVFDRPTRAY